A window from Drosophila yakuba strain Tai18E2 chromosome 3L, Prin_Dyak_Tai18E2_2.1, whole genome shotgun sequence encodes these proteins:
- the LOC6533223 gene encoding ras-related and estrogen-regulated growth inhibitor — translation MTTRGIRRKKSTLTELKIAVIGAPSVGKSALVVRFLTKRYIGEYDHQTENRYKHEAMVDGEPVLFEILDTCPKAEDEYPNAAELVQWADGLLLVYSITDRKSFNYIRRAKSDLQSDTPVQLCANKVDMVHLRQVSRDEGEILAKDFECKFSEVSAADHVDQVAEVFNELCKEVLASKRKSKQSLLERMLGGARPYSRGKSDSNLPKD, via the exons ATGACCACGCGTGGAATACGGCGCAAGAAGTCCACACTGACGGAGTTGAAAATCGCCGTGATTGGAGCGCCCAGTGTTGGCAAAAGCG CTCTAGTGGTGCGTTTCTTGACAAAGCGTTACATCGGGGAGTACGACCATCAGACTGAGAATCGCTACAAGCACGAGGCAATGGTGGATGGCGAACCGGTGCTCTTCGAAATACTAGACACATGTCCCAAG GCTGAAGACGAATACCCCAATGCAGCTGAGCTCGTGCAGTGGGCCGATGGCCTACTGCTGGTCTACTCCATCACAGATCGCAAGAGTTTCAACTACATACGCCGTGCCAAATCCGATCTACAGTCCGATACGCCCGTCCAACTCTGTGCCAATAAAGTGGACATGGTGCACCTGCGCCAGGTGAGCCGCGACGAGGGCGAGATCCTGGCCAAGGACTTTGAGTGCAAGTTCAGCGAGGTCTCCGCCGCCGACCACGTGGACCAGGTGGCCGAGGTCTTCAATGAGCTGTGCAAGGAGGTGCTGGCCTCCAAGCGCAAGTCCAAGCAGAGTCTGCTCGAGAGGATGCTCGGCGGAGCACGACCCTACAGCCGAGGGAAGAGCGACAGCAATTTGCCAAAAGACTGA